In Curtobacterium sp. MCPF17_002, one genomic interval encodes:
- the rpmF gene encoding 50S ribosomal protein L32: protein MAVPKRKQSRANTHARRSQWKAAPVQLVKTIEGGKVTYSLPHRAKVVEDSAGTPLYMEYKGRKVADV, encoded by the coding sequence ATGGCCGTTCCCAAGCGCAAGCAGTCCCGTGCCAACACGCACGCCCGTCGTTCGCAGTGGAAGGCCGCGCCGGTCCAGCTCGTGAAGACGATCGAGGGTGGCAAGGTCACCTACAGCCTCCCGCACCGCGCCAAGGTCGTCGAGGACTCCGCCGGCACGCCCCTGTACATGGAGTACAAGGGCCGCAAGGTCGCCGACGTCTGA
- the rnc gene encoding ribonuclease III translates to MTATSGATGSRPVGPDVVRLRDILGADIDLELLQLALTHRSYAYEHGGIGHNERLEFLGDSILGQAVTVKLYRSFPELDEGDLAKRRASLVSTVALAEIARMIGLGAYVRLGKGEEQTGGRDKSSILADTVEAVIGAAYLSAGPDPATALVLRLVEPLLIDPDRFGAAMDPKTSLQELASSLSLGNPSYRVTEAGPDHDKTFHATVVLQGEDISTGSGSSKKTAEMAAALDAWTRLSGRAA, encoded by the coding sequence ATGACAGCGACGTCCGGCGCCACGGGGTCCCGCCCCGTGGGGCCGGACGTCGTTCGTCTGCGTGACATCCTCGGGGCCGACATCGACCTCGAACTGCTCCAGCTCGCCCTGACGCACCGCTCGTACGCGTACGAGCACGGTGGCATCGGGCACAACGAACGCCTCGAGTTCCTCGGGGACTCCATCCTCGGCCAGGCCGTGACCGTGAAGCTCTACCGGTCCTTCCCCGAGCTCGACGAGGGTGACCTCGCCAAGCGGCGGGCGAGCCTGGTGTCGACGGTCGCGCTGGCCGAGATCGCCCGGATGATCGGGCTCGGCGCGTACGTCCGGCTCGGCAAGGGCGAGGAACAGACCGGCGGCCGTGACAAGTCCTCGATCCTCGCGGACACCGTCGAGGCAGTGATCGGTGCGGCGTACCTGTCGGCCGGTCCGGACCCCGCGACCGCGCTCGTCCTCCGGCTCGTCGAGCCGCTGCTGATCGACCCGGACCGCTTCGGTGCCGCGATGGACCCGAAGACGAGCCTGCAGGAGCTGGCCTCCAGCCTGTCCCTCGGCAACCCGTCGTACCGCGTGACCGAGGCCGGTCCGGACCACGACAAGACGTTCCACGCGACCGTGGTGCTGCAGGGCGAGGACATCTCGACCGGCTCCGGGTCGAGCAAGAAGACCGCCGAGATGGCCGCCGCGCTCGACGCGTGGACGCGGCTCTCCGGTCGGGCGGCCTGA
- a CDS encoding ATP-dependent DNA helicase RecG, whose translation MPDLGPAPLDARLANVLGGRTATAVEKAFGYRTVGEFLEHAPRRYAERGALTALDSLAIGESVTIVAEVVDVRERTMRARRGSILEAKIGDGKGLLTLTFFNQGWRTKDLVPGARGIFAGKVSDYRGARQLAHPDYELFDRDDPRATADPEDEEAIRWSRQPIPIYPATASLSSWQIAKSMAVILDTLPDLPDPIPARARTRLDLVPFRRALDLLHRPEKVADFKRAQDALRYREAFVLQTALVQRRIAARATAATPRSPSPGGILERFDATLPFTLTDDQQSVGAEIAHDLAGDWPMHRLVQGEVGSGKTLVAIRAMLTVAESGGQSALIAPTEVLAAQHLRSIVKFLGPDLAAELRPVILTGSQSTDERRRALLAAASGSSRLVVGTHALLGDRVDFAELGLVVVDEQHRFGVEQREALRTKGATPPHVLVLTATPIPRTVAMTVFGDLDVSTITGLPSGRAGVETFTVGLAEHPGWESRIWTRMAEELATGRQAFVVCPAIDDAHAEDDGEPEPETEDDAPKRLPATVLATAERMRAMPVLDGRSIAVLHGRMTADEKDRVMTSFAAGTIDVLVATTVIEVGVDVPNASMMAVLDADRFGVSQLHQLRGRIGRGQYAGVCLLVTSAELETTSRERVDAVSASDDGFELARVDLELRREGDVLGERQSGGRSSLNLLRVVEHADLIVDAREEAEHVLEPDPQLEGHPALREALARRLDESDAAFLGKN comes from the coding sequence CCGAGGTCGTCGACGTCCGCGAGCGCACGATGCGCGCCCGCCGGGGGTCGATCCTCGAAGCGAAGATCGGCGACGGCAAGGGCCTCTTGACCCTCACGTTCTTCAACCAGGGGTGGCGGACGAAGGACCTCGTGCCCGGCGCGCGGGGGATCTTCGCCGGCAAGGTCAGCGACTACCGCGGTGCCCGGCAGCTGGCGCACCCCGACTACGAGCTCTTCGACCGCGACGACCCACGGGCGACCGCCGACCCCGAGGACGAAGAGGCGATCCGCTGGTCCCGGCAGCCGATCCCGATCTACCCGGCGACGGCGTCGCTCTCCTCGTGGCAGATCGCGAAGTCGATGGCGGTCATCCTCGACACGCTCCCCGACCTGCCCGACCCGATCCCCGCGCGGGCCCGCACGCGCCTCGACCTCGTGCCGTTCCGACGCGCCCTCGATCTCCTGCACCGCCCGGAGAAGGTCGCCGACTTCAAGCGCGCCCAGGACGCCCTCCGTTACCGCGAGGCGTTCGTGCTGCAGACGGCCCTGGTGCAGCGACGCATCGCCGCACGCGCCACGGCGGCGACGCCCCGATCTCCGTCGCCCGGCGGCATCCTCGAACGCTTCGACGCGACCCTGCCGTTCACCCTCACCGACGACCAGCAGTCGGTCGGTGCGGAGATCGCACACGACCTGGCCGGCGACTGGCCGATGCACCGGCTCGTGCAGGGTGAGGTCGGCTCCGGCAAGACCCTCGTGGCGATCCGGGCGATGCTCACGGTCGCCGAGTCCGGCGGGCAGTCCGCCCTGATCGCCCCGACCGAGGTGCTCGCGGCGCAGCACCTGCGGTCGATCGTGAAGTTCCTCGGACCGGACCTCGCGGCCGAACTCCGACCGGTGATCCTCACGGGGTCGCAGTCGACCGACGAACGGCGCCGGGCACTGCTCGCGGCGGCGTCGGGCAGTTCACGGCTGGTCGTCGGGACGCACGCCCTGCTCGGCGACCGGGTCGACTTCGCCGAACTCGGGCTCGTGGTGGTCGACGAGCAGCACCGCTTCGGCGTCGAGCAGCGTGAGGCGCTCCGCACCAAGGGCGCGACCCCGCCGCACGTGCTCGTCCTCACGGCCACGCCGATCCCGCGCACGGTCGCGATGACGGTCTTCGGCGACCTCGACGTCTCCACGATCACCGGGCTGCCCTCGGGCCGGGCCGGTGTCGAGACCTTCACGGTGGGGCTCGCCGAGCACCCCGGGTGGGAGTCCCGCATCTGGACCCGCATGGCCGAGGAACTCGCCACCGGCCGCCAGGCGTTCGTGGTGTGTCCAGCGATCGACGACGCCCACGCCGAGGACGACGGCGAGCCCGAGCCGGAGACCGAGGACGACGCTCCGAAGCGCTTGCCCGCCACGGTGCTCGCGACGGCGGAGCGGATGCGGGCGATGCCGGTGCTCGACGGGCGCAGCATCGCGGTGCTCCACGGCCGCATGACGGCGGACGAGAAGGACCGCGTCATGACCTCCTTCGCCGCCGGCACCATCGACGTCCTGGTGGCGACGACGGTGATCGAGGTCGGCGTCGACGTGCCGAACGCCTCGATGATGGCGGTGCTCGACGCCGACCGGTTCGGGGTCTCGCAGCTGCACCAGCTCCGTGGTCGCATCGGTCGTGGGCAGTACGCCGGCGTGTGCCTCCTCGTGACGTCGGCGGAGCTCGAGACGACCTCGCGTGAACGGGTGGACGCGGTGTCGGCCTCGGACGACGGCTTCGAGCTCGCCCGGGTCGACCTCGAGCTCCGGCGCGAGGGCGACGTCCTCGGCGAGCGGCAGTCCGGCGGCCGGTCGTCGCTCAACCTGCTGCGGGTCGTGGAGCACGCCGACCTCATCGTCGATGCGCGGGAAGAAGCGGAGCACGTCCTCGAGCCGGACCCGCAGCTCGAGGGGCACCCGGCGCTGCGCGAGGCCCTGGCGCGGCGACTCGACGAGTCCGACGCCGCCTTCCTCGGCAAGAACTGA
- a CDS encoding DUF177 domain-containing protein, producing the protein MRDLAHRPGEMREHSLDIEVPEAMGAGVIAVRVGDEMHIDLRLEGLHEGVLVSGHASAEAFGECSRCLIEISEPVEVDFAELFAYDASEEFDYFVHDDLVDCEQVVREAVVLALPFQPVCRPDCPGLDPVTGERLADIGEHRAHEVLDPRWAALSGLTVADETSTTTPQTTEGQERSEADQAD; encoded by the coding sequence GTGCGCGACCTCGCGCACCGGCCGGGCGAGATGCGCGAGCACTCGCTCGACATCGAGGTGCCGGAAGCGATGGGAGCCGGCGTCATCGCCGTCCGCGTGGGCGACGAGATGCACATCGACCTCCGGCTCGAGGGCCTGCACGAAGGCGTCCTCGTCTCCGGCCACGCGTCGGCCGAGGCGTTCGGCGAGTGCTCGCGCTGCCTCATCGAGATCAGCGAACCCGTCGAAGTCGATTTCGCCGAGCTCTTCGCGTATGATGCCTCGGAGGAATTCGACTACTTCGTTCACGATGACCTCGTGGATTGTGAACAGGTCGTTCGAGAAGCGGTGGTGCTGGCGCTGCCGTTCCAGCCGGTCTGCCGACCGGACTGTCCAGGCCTCGACCCGGTGACGGGCGAGCGACTGGCCGACATCGGCGAGCACCGCGCTCACGAGGTCCTGGATCCCCGTTGGGCCGCCCTGAGCGGACTGACCGTCGCCGACGAGACCAGCACGACCACGCCCCAGACCACCGAGGGTCAGGAGCGGTCCGAAGCCGACCAGGCCGACTGA
- the coaD gene encoding pantetheine-phosphate adenylyltransferase has protein sequence MAQIAVVPGSFDPVTLGHLDVIGRAAQLFDEVHVLVVHNPDKKPAMFDAVDRVRLIEESLVETGVSDNVRVGEWTSGLLVDYCRQVGATVLVKGVRSGEDVAYETPMAIMNRHLADVETVFLLPEASRAHVSSSLIRQVASLGGDVTPYVPEVVAAALHEHTGR, from the coding sequence ATGGCGCAGATCGCGGTGGTCCCCGGTTCGTTCGATCCCGTGACCCTCGGGCACCTCGACGTGATCGGACGCGCGGCCCAGCTGTTCGACGAGGTCCACGTGCTCGTCGTGCACAACCCGGACAAGAAGCCGGCGATGTTCGACGCGGTCGACCGGGTCCGTCTCATCGAGGAGTCCCTCGTGGAGACCGGCGTGTCCGACAACGTCCGGGTGGGGGAGTGGACCTCGGGGCTGCTCGTGGACTACTGCCGACAGGTGGGAGCCACGGTCCTGGTGAAGGGCGTCCGCTCCGGTGAGGACGTCGCGTACGAGACGCCGATGGCGATCATGAACCGGCACCTCGCCGACGTCGAGACGGTGTTCCTGCTGCCGGAGGCGTCGCGCGCGCACGTGTCGAGCTCGCTCATCCGGCAGGTCGCGTCCCTCGGTGGCGACGTGACCCCCTACGTGCCCGAGGTGGTCGCGGCCGCGCTCCACGAGCACACCGGCCGCTGA
- a CDS encoding AAA family ATPase — protein sequence MYLKSLTIKGFKSFAQPTTFAFEPGVTCIVGPNGSGKSNVVDALAWVMGEQGAKTLRGGKMEDVIFAGTSTRGPLGRAQVLLTIDNTDGLLPIEYSEVTIARTLFRNGGSEYAINGENCRLLDVQELLSDTGLGREMHVIVGQGQLDKVLHATPEDRRGFIEEAAGILKHRRRKEKTLRKLEAMQTNLTRLSDLAGEIRRQLKPLGRQAEVARKAQSVAAVARDAKARILADDVVRLRRELHEHQEVEAGRKSERIVLQERLDQTRTRQQHVEQSMVGDDVDRARTVVHRLESVQERLRGLSSLANQRLMFLAQQADAPQQGPTITPERVQGVRDEADRLEARATAMTGGMASAARVVQDARAALDSLDEHIAAQAALVSQHDLEAQRLASAVDVARSKRGSAVADRERRERALAEARERAGRAAAALAELGTDPSDGVDEAALTAALESAREQQEAAQTARDEHRDRLHVLERERDALDARVAALGMSIDVRDGSQALIDAGRAGIAGRLADALTVVPGFEGAIAIALDGLADAVLADDRSVALDAVAHARTEDIGRIDVVVADASGPLTHLPERLPAGVRRALDLVQGPPAIAAILRDTLVAETEDVDLEAVLTAAPQATVVTRSGDLVRAVRVTGGGARATSRIELVAERDDAATRRDAIASDAEDAATGLQAARTAVEDARRRADEADAASRAYARAKADYDRTSASTRAKAENAAAEVDRLRAALAETDGAVPAADAALAEAEDAHRAFTERPRPVVDASERQGLQDALDAARAAEIEQRIQVETVRERVRSERHRAVQLERQLEAERAAAEEAARLAVIRRGQIAVAERVLADLPGLLAAVDRSLAEARVQLATEESERSKRNTELQTIRNEERELRERLQTITDGVHSLEMEIYEKKLHVSGVLDRAQSELGLGEAVLVAEYGPDVPVPVDVLVDPRVLARKHREAERARAAAESAAAGDTVPEDGESPEPGAAPGADVTGADAPDPDAPDLFDAESTLPGGPALPEFDATDEVDPADVETVPYVRAEQERRLKAAERDLGQLGKVNPLALEEFQALEQRHAFLAEQLEDLQKTRTDLMTIIDELDGKMQSIFDSAFSDTKEAFDVIFPILFPGGSGSITLTNPDDLLRTGIEVQVKPAGKKIDRLTLLSGGERSLAAVALLVAIFTARPSPFYIMDEVEAALDDANLGRLLTVFERLRASSQLIVITHQKRTMEIADALYGVSMRQDGVSAVVGQRVQKREPEPAEAVA from the coding sequence ATGTACTTGAAGAGCCTGACCATCAAGGGGTTCAAGTCCTTCGCGCAGCCGACGACCTTCGCGTTCGAGCCGGGCGTGACCTGCATCGTCGGACCGAACGGTTCGGGCAAGTCCAACGTCGTCGACGCCCTCGCCTGGGTGATGGGGGAGCAGGGCGCGAAGACCCTGCGCGGCGGCAAGATGGAGGACGTCATCTTCGCCGGCACGTCGACGCGCGGGCCGCTCGGCCGCGCGCAGGTGCTCCTCACCATCGACAACACCGACGGCCTGCTGCCGATCGAGTACTCCGAGGTGACGATCGCCCGCACGCTGTTCCGGAACGGCGGCAGCGAGTACGCGATCAACGGCGAGAACTGCCGACTCCTCGACGTGCAGGAGCTGCTGAGTGACACCGGGCTCGGCCGTGAGATGCACGTCATCGTCGGTCAGGGTCAGCTCGACAAGGTCCTGCACGCGACGCCGGAGGACCGCCGCGGCTTCATCGAAGAGGCAGCGGGCATCCTCAAGCACCGGCGCCGCAAGGAGAAGACGCTCCGCAAGCTCGAGGCGATGCAGACGAACCTCACGCGCCTGTCCGACCTGGCCGGGGAGATCCGTCGGCAGCTGAAGCCGCTCGGGCGGCAGGCGGAGGTCGCCCGGAAGGCGCAGTCCGTGGCCGCCGTCGCCCGTGACGCGAAGGCCCGCATCCTGGCGGACGACGTTGTCCGTCTGCGCCGTGAGCTGCACGAGCACCAGGAGGTCGAGGCCGGCCGCAAGTCCGAGCGCATCGTCCTGCAGGAGCGCCTCGACCAGACGCGCACGCGGCAGCAGCACGTCGAGCAGAGCATGGTCGGCGACGACGTCGACCGTGCCCGCACGGTCGTGCACCGGTTGGAGAGCGTGCAGGAGCGGCTCCGTGGCCTGTCGAGCCTGGCGAACCAGCGCCTCATGTTCCTGGCGCAGCAGGCCGACGCCCCGCAGCAGGGCCCCACGATCACCCCGGAGCGGGTGCAGGGCGTCCGCGACGAAGCCGACCGGCTCGAGGCCCGTGCGACGGCCATGACGGGCGGGATGGCGAGTGCCGCCCGCGTCGTGCAGGACGCCCGCGCGGCGCTCGACAGCCTCGACGAGCACATCGCCGCGCAGGCCGCCCTCGTCTCGCAGCACGACCTCGAGGCCCAGCGGCTCGCGTCCGCGGTGGACGTCGCCCGCTCGAAGCGCGGCTCCGCGGTGGCCGACCGGGAACGCCGCGAGCGTGCCCTGGCCGAGGCGAGGGAGCGCGCCGGGCGTGCTGCCGCGGCCCTCGCCGAACTCGGTACCGATCCGTCCGATGGCGTCGACGAAGCGGCGCTCACCGCCGCGCTCGAGTCCGCTCGGGAGCAGCAGGAGGCCGCGCAGACCGCCCGCGACGAACACCGCGACCGCCTGCACGTCCTCGAACGCGAGCGTGACGCCCTCGACGCGCGGGTGGCGGCGCTCGGCATGTCCATCGACGTCCGCGACGGCTCGCAGGCCCTCATCGACGCCGGTCGCGCCGGCATCGCCGGCCGGCTGGCCGACGCCCTCACGGTCGTGCCCGGCTTCGAGGGCGCGATCGCGATCGCCCTCGACGGGCTCGCGGACGCCGTCCTCGCCGACGACCGGTCGGTCGCGCTCGACGCGGTCGCGCACGCCCGCACCGAGGACATCGGCCGCATCGACGTCGTCGTGGCCGACGCCTCCGGTCCGCTGACCCACCTGCCCGAGCGGCTGCCCGCCGGCGTCCGCCGCGCACTCGACCTGGTCCAGGGGCCGCCGGCGATCGCCGCCATCCTGCGCGACACGCTGGTCGCCGAGACCGAGGACGTCGACCTGGAGGCAGTGCTCACCGCCGCCCCGCAGGCCACGGTGGTGACGCGGTCCGGTGACCTCGTCCGGGCCGTCCGCGTGACCGGTGGCGGAGCGCGCGCGACCTCGCGCATCGAGCTCGTCGCGGAACGCGACGACGCCGCGACGCGACGGGACGCGATCGCGAGCGACGCCGAGGACGCGGCCACGGGCCTCCAGGCCGCTCGCACCGCCGTCGAGGACGCACGCCGCCGGGCGGACGAGGCCGACGCGGCGTCGCGCGCGTACGCGAGGGCGAAGGCGGACTACGACCGGACGAGCGCCTCGACGCGTGCGAAGGCGGAGAACGCCGCCGCCGAGGTCGATCGGCTCCGCGCCGCCCTCGCCGAGACGGACGGCGCCGTCCCGGCGGCCGACGCCGCGTTGGCCGAGGCCGAGGACGCCCACCGCGCGTTCACCGAGCGTCCGCGTCCCGTCGTGGACGCGTCCGAGCGGCAGGGGCTGCAGGACGCACTCGATGCGGCACGTGCGGCGGAGATCGAGCAGCGCATCCAGGTCGAGACCGTGCGGGAGCGGGTGCGCTCCGAGCGGCACCGCGCCGTCCAGCTGGAACGGCAGCTCGAGGCCGAGCGCGCCGCAGCCGAAGAGGCGGCACGGCTCGCGGTCATCCGGCGCGGCCAGATCGCCGTGGCGGAGCGTGTCCTGGCGGACCTCCCCGGCCTGCTCGCGGCCGTCGACCGCTCCCTCGCCGAGGCACGGGTGCAGCTCGCGACCGAGGAGTCCGAGCGGTCCAAGCGCAACACCGAGCTGCAGACGATCCGGAACGAGGAACGCGAGCTCCGGGAGCGGCTGCAGACCATCACCGACGGCGTGCACTCGCTCGAGATGGAGATCTACGAGAAGAAGCTGCACGTGTCGGGCGTGCTCGACCGGGCGCAGAGCGAGCTCGGGCTCGGCGAGGCCGTCCTGGTGGCGGAGTACGGGCCGGACGTGCCGGTGCCCGTCGACGTCCTGGTCGACCCCCGGGTGCTGGCCCGGAAGCACCGCGAGGCCGAGCGTGCCCGCGCGGCGGCGGAGTCGGCTGCGGCGGGCGACACCGTGCCGGAGGACGGCGAGTCACCCGAGCCCGGCGCGGCGCCCGGCGCCGACGTAACCGGCGCCGACGCCCCCGATCCCGACGCACCCGACCTGTTCGACGCCGAGTCGACGCTCCCCGGTGGTCCCGCCCTGCCCGAGTTCGACGCCACCGACGAGGTCGACCCCGCCGACGTCGAGACGGTGCCGTACGTCCGCGCCGAGCAGGAGCGCCGGCTCAAGGCGGCCGAACGCGACCTCGGTCAGCTCGGCAAGGTCAACCCGCTGGCCCTCGAGGAGTTCCAGGCGCTCGAGCAGCGGCACGCGTTCCTCGCCGAGCAGCTCGAGGACCTGCAGAAGACCCGCACCGACCTCATGACCATCATCGACGAGCTCGACGGCAAGATGCAGTCGATCTTCGACTCCGCCTTCTCGGACACGAAGGAGGCGTTCGACGTCATCTTCCCGATCCTCTTCCCGGGTGGCTCGGGATCGATCACGCTGACGAACCCCGACGACCTGCTGCGCACCGGCATCGAGGTGCAGGTGAAGCCGGCCGGGAAGAAGATCGACCGCCTGACCCTGCTGTCCGGCGGGGAGCGGTCGCTGGCCGCGGTGGCGCTGCTCGTCGCGATCTTCACCGCCCGGCCGTCGCCGTTCTACATCATGGACGAGGTCGAGGCGGCGCTCGACGACGCGAACCTGGGGCGCCTGCTCACGGTGTTCGAGCGGCTCCGGGCGTCGTCGCAGCTCATCGTCATCACGCACCAGAAGCGCACGATGGAGATCGCCGACGCCCTGTACGGCGTCTCGATGCGGCAGGACGGCGTCTCCGCCGTCGTCGGACAGCGCGTGCAGAAACGCGAGCCGGAGCCGGCCGAGGCCGTCGCGTAG
- the mutM gene encoding bifunctional DNA-formamidopyrimidine glycosylase/DNA-(apurinic or apyrimidinic site) lyase, with protein sequence MPELPEVEVVRAGLEPAVSAARVLHVDVVDERALTRHDGPAEDFADRLTGRTIAAAVRRGKFLWMPLEPRSDGDQPEALVAHLGMSGQILLGRGRDAAKHRRILLDVQPAGSDRDGAAEPPVELEFVDQRTFGSMAIDPMVPTIDGAPAGFGGQVDETDPDAVWRRSIPKQVSHIARDPLDPAFDDDRFIAMTRKRSSGIKRVLLDQGVVSGIGNIYADESLWAAKLHHDRPADRLTRADLRGLLHEVRSVLGRALEDGGTSFDAQYVNVNGQSGYFSQRLNVYGQQGKPCPRCGAAIVREAFMNRSSHRCPVCQPAPRPRRR encoded by the coding sequence GTGCCCGAACTCCCCGAGGTCGAGGTCGTCCGCGCCGGCCTCGAACCCGCCGTCAGCGCCGCGCGGGTCCTGCACGTCGACGTGGTCGACGAGCGCGCGCTGACCCGGCACGACGGTCCGGCCGAGGACTTCGCCGACCGCCTGACCGGACGCACGATCGCCGCGGCGGTCCGTCGTGGCAAGTTCCTCTGGATGCCCCTCGAACCCCGGTCCGACGGCGACCAGCCCGAGGCCCTCGTCGCGCACCTCGGCATGAGCGGGCAGATCCTGCTGGGTCGGGGCCGCGACGCCGCGAAGCACCGCCGCATCCTGCTCGACGTCCAGCCCGCTGGCTCGGACCGCGACGGGGCGGCCGAGCCCCCGGTCGAGCTGGAGTTCGTCGACCAGCGGACGTTCGGTTCGATGGCGATCGACCCGATGGTGCCGACGATCGACGGCGCTCCGGCCGGCTTCGGCGGGCAGGTCGACGAGACCGATCCGGACGCGGTGTGGCGTCGGAGCATCCCGAAGCAGGTGTCGCACATCGCCCGCGACCCGCTCGACCCGGCGTTCGACGACGACCGGTTCATCGCGATGACGCGGAAGCGGTCGAGCGGCATCAAGCGTGTCCTGCTCGACCAGGGCGTGGTGAGCGGCATCGGGAACATCTACGCCGACGAGTCGCTCTGGGCCGCGAAGCTCCACCACGACCGACCGGCGGATCGCCTCACCCGAGCCGACCTCCGCGGGCTCCTCCACGAGGTCCGGAGCGTCCTCGGCCGTGCACTCGAGGACGGCGGGACGAGCTTCGACGCCCAGTACGTCAACGTGAACGGGCAGTCCGGGTACTTCTCGCAGCGGCTCAACGTGTACGGGCAGCAGGGGAAGCCGTGCCCGCGGTGCGGTGCGGCGATCGTGCGCGAGGCCTTCATGAACCGGTCCAGCCACCGTTGCCCCGTGTGCCAACCCGCTCCACGGCCGCGCAGGCGTTAG